In one window of Meleagris gallopavo isolate NT-WF06-2002-E0010 breed Aviagen turkey brand Nicholas breeding stock chromosome 12, Turkey_5.1, whole genome shotgun sequence DNA:
- the GLDN gene encoding gliomedin isoform X1: MLMMLTYSMVPVRVMVDLCNSTKGICLTGPPGPPGPPGLDGLPGYNGSDGAPGVPGQKGEPGLNGKRGKMGVPGPKGDQGEKGEPGEIGLPGKDGMPGVKGARGAKGEKGDANNDVILEGAKGEPGPPGPPGPPGPPGPPGKRKGKAQLQENMYSNKCTGETCAVPNDDTLAGKAEDRPSGHSKKPECVITSVGSPVHFVSVQQTFGTWMREPGNVSDERIWLTMHFSGNSIKEYENSNALLNDSYRIINITGFFYGCGHAVQNNHLYYQKGGTNVILKLGLDKASLGMLLIENALYHGRNYLFSNSKTYFNIAVDEKGLWIIYASSTDETIIVAHIDEETFSVIRHINTTYPKSKAGNAFIACGIMYVTDTKDMTVSFAFDLLKEKQVDARFELRSSQSVLAMLSYSLRDKNLYTWENGSLMVYPVHFGG; encoded by the exons ATGCTGATGATGCTCACCTACTCCATGGTGCCG GTCCGAGTGATGGTGGATTTATGTAACAGCACCAAAGGGATATGCTTAACTG GCCCACCAGGTCCCCCAG GGCCCCCTGGGCTCGATGGACTGCCCGGCTACAATGGCTCAGATGGAGCCCCAGGTGTCCCAGGTCAAAAGGGAGAACCAGGACTAaatggaaagagaggaaaaatgg gTGTGCCAGGACCAAAAGGTGACCAAGGGGAGAAAGGAGAACCTGGAGAAATAGGTTTACCTGGCAAGGATGGTATGCCTGGTGTGAAAGGTGCAAGAGGagcaaagggagaaaagggggATGCAAACAACGATGTGATATTGGAAG GTGCAAAAGGTGAACCTGGACCACCAGGCCCCCCTGGACCTCCTGGACCTCCAGGGCCTCCAGGAAAACGTAAAGGTAAAGCACAGCTTCAGGAGAACATGTACAGCAACAAATGCACAG GTGAGACATGTGCTGTACCAAATGATGATACCTTGGCTGGAAAAGCTGAAGACAGACCCTCCGGTCATTCCAAAAAACCTG AGTGTGTCATAACATCTGTAGGAAGTCCTGTTCACTTTGTCAGCGTACAGCAAACGTTTGGAACGTGGATGCGGGAACCTGGGAATGTGAGCGATGAAAGGATTTGGCTTACCATGCACTTCTCAG GAAACTCTATAAAAGAATATGAGAATTCCAATGCCTTGCTGAATGACAGCTACAGGATCATTAACATCACAGGATTCTTTTATGGTTGTGGTCACGCAGTACAAAACAATCATCTGTACTACCAAAAGGGAGGAACCAATGTCATTCTGAA acTTGGGCTTGATAAAGCATCGCTGGGCATGCTGCTCATTGAGAATGCCTTGTATCATGGCCGTAACTACCTCTTTTCTAACTCGAAGACGTATTTCAACATAGCAGTGGATGAAAAAGGACTCTGGATTATATATGCCTCAAGCACTGATGAAACAATAATAGTAGCACACATTGATGAAGAAACATTCTCGGTCATTCGGCATATCAATACTACATATCCAAAGTCCAAAGCTGGTAATGCATTCATAGCATGTGGAATTATGTATGTTACTGACACTAAGGACATGACAGtaagttttgcttttgatttactgaaagaaaagcaggttGATGCAAGGTTTGAGTTACGGTCTTCACAGTCTGTTCTTGCTATGCTCTCATACAGTCTAAGAGATAAGAATTTGTATACATGGGAGAATGGGAGTTTAATGGTATATCCAGTACATTTTGGTGgatga
- the GLDN gene encoding gliomedin isoform X2 has product MVDLCNSTKGICLTGPPGPPGPPGLDGLPGYNGSDGAPGVPGQKGEPGLNGKRGKMGVPGPKGDQGEKGEPGEIGLPGKDGMPGVKGARGAKGEKGDANNDVILEGAKGEPGPPGPPGPPGPPGPPGKRKGKAQLQENMYSNKCTGETCAVPNDDTLAGKAEDRPSGHSKKPECVITSVGSPVHFVSVQQTFGTWMREPGNVSDERIWLTMHFSGNSIKEYENSNALLNDSYRIINITGFFYGCGHAVQNNHLYYQKGGTNVILKLGLDKASLGMLLIENALYHGRNYLFSNSKTYFNIAVDEKGLWIIYASSTDETIIVAHIDEETFSVIRHINTTYPKSKAGNAFIACGIMYVTDTKDMTVSFAFDLLKEKQVDARFELRSSQSVLAMLSYSLRDKNLYTWENGSLMVYPVHFGG; this is encoded by the exons ATGGTGGATTTATGTAACAGCACCAAAGGGATATGCTTAACTG GCCCACCAGGTCCCCCAG GGCCCCCTGGGCTCGATGGACTGCCCGGCTACAATGGCTCAGATGGAGCCCCAGGTGTCCCAGGTCAAAAGGGAGAACCAGGACTAaatggaaagagaggaaaaatgg gTGTGCCAGGACCAAAAGGTGACCAAGGGGAGAAAGGAGAACCTGGAGAAATAGGTTTACCTGGCAAGGATGGTATGCCTGGTGTGAAAGGTGCAAGAGGagcaaagggagaaaagggggATGCAAACAACGATGTGATATTGGAAG GTGCAAAAGGTGAACCTGGACCACCAGGCCCCCCTGGACCTCCTGGACCTCCAGGGCCTCCAGGAAAACGTAAAGGTAAAGCACAGCTTCAGGAGAACATGTACAGCAACAAATGCACAG GTGAGACATGTGCTGTACCAAATGATGATACCTTGGCTGGAAAAGCTGAAGACAGACCCTCCGGTCATTCCAAAAAACCTG AGTGTGTCATAACATCTGTAGGAAGTCCTGTTCACTTTGTCAGCGTACAGCAAACGTTTGGAACGTGGATGCGGGAACCTGGGAATGTGAGCGATGAAAGGATTTGGCTTACCATGCACTTCTCAG GAAACTCTATAAAAGAATATGAGAATTCCAATGCCTTGCTGAATGACAGCTACAGGATCATTAACATCACAGGATTCTTTTATGGTTGTGGTCACGCAGTACAAAACAATCATCTGTACTACCAAAAGGGAGGAACCAATGTCATTCTGAA acTTGGGCTTGATAAAGCATCGCTGGGCATGCTGCTCATTGAGAATGCCTTGTATCATGGCCGTAACTACCTCTTTTCTAACTCGAAGACGTATTTCAACATAGCAGTGGATGAAAAAGGACTCTGGATTATATATGCCTCAAGCACTGATGAAACAATAATAGTAGCACACATTGATGAAGAAACATTCTCGGTCATTCGGCATATCAATACTACATATCCAAAGTCCAAAGCTGGTAATGCATTCATAGCATGTGGAATTATGTATGTTACTGACACTAAGGACATGACAGtaagttttgcttttgatttactgaaagaaaagcaggttGATGCAAGGTTTGAGTTACGGTCTTCACAGTCTGTTCTTGCTATGCTCTCATACAGTCTAAGAGATAAGAATTTGTATACATGGGAGAATGGGAGTTTAATGGTATATCCAGTACATTTTGGTGgatga